In Moorena sp. SIOASIH, the following proteins share a genomic window:
- a CDS encoding histidine kinase dimerization/phosphoacceptor domain -containing protein: MEAKDYLKNGISGQLSIVNFPCDQQPITIAPDTPVTEAIATMNQTGRSYVLVVQQQQLVGIFTERDVVKVASAGMVNSGVSIADVMTLELITLPIIPTPDIFLVESQLRQHEIRHLPLVDEQGQVVRVVTPHTMAAILSAIVTKVEDLQQQLTQKEGELVAANQRWQQEVAVNQQFEEELGENEHAWQLSQERLESILADLEAVVWSFDPSIDKLLYLNSATEQVYGRSITEFFGNLRLWESVVHPEDLETYQLADQTMLSTGAKDIDYRILRPDGAVSWIRHRAHLLKDANHTPIRIYNIAIDITQFKQVEENLKATLVEKEVLLQEIHHRVKNNLQIVSGLLHLQSQTIDEPQTRLHLSEARHRLEAMALIHKKLYGASVIGNVDVVDYIQNLAVNLLVAYQVTSDRIQLNTTIEPIPLSIDQAIPCGLIINELVSNSLKYGFPNGRSGEIYIQLHRRGDGDVELIVRDNGVGLPEDLDWRNTQSLGLSLVYDLATEQLDGSIFLDHSEGTAFRIVFSTATIV, from the coding sequence ATGGAAGCTAAAGATTACCTGAAAAATGGCATTTCTGGTCAACTTTCCATTGTAAATTTTCCTTGCGACCAGCAGCCGATCACCATTGCTCCCGATACTCCAGTAACGGAAGCGATCGCTACGATGAATCAAACTGGAAGGAGTTATGTGCTGGTAGTACAGCAGCAGCAATTGGTAGGCATTTTTACAGAACGGGATGTGGTCAAAGTAGCATCAGCCGGAATGGTCAACTCAGGGGTTTCCATTGCTGATGTGATGACTCTTGAGTTAATTACCTTGCCCATCATACCGACACCGGACATTTTCTTGGTAGAGTCCCAATTACGTCAACACGAGATTCGTCACCTACCCCTAGTGGATGAGCAAGGTCAAGTAGTACGTGTGGTGACCCCCCACACCATGGCAGCAATCCTCTCTGCTATCGTGACTAAGGTGGAAGACTTACAGCAACAGTTGACTCAAAAAGAAGGGGAATTAGTGGCAGCTAATCAGCGATGGCAGCAGGAAGTTGCTGTCAATCAGCAGTTTGAGGAGGAATTGGGGGAAAATGAACATGCCTGGCAGTTGAGTCAAGAACGCCTTGAGAGTATTCTGGCTGACCTAGAAGCAGTGGTATGGTCTTTTGACCCTTCCATTGACAAACTGCTTTATCTTAACAGTGCTACCGAGCAAGTCTATGGTCGCAGTATCACTGAGTTCTTCGGAAACTTACGCCTGTGGGAATCAGTGGTTCACCCAGAGGATCTCGAAACCTATCAACTGGCCGACCAAACCATGCTGTCAACTGGTGCCAAAGATATTGACTACAGAATTTTGCGACCGGATGGAGCTGTGAGTTGGATTCGCCATCGCGCTCACCTCCTCAAAGATGCTAATCACACTCCAATTCGGATCTATAACATAGCCATCGACATCACACAGTTCAAACAGGTCGAGGAAAACCTCAAAGCTACCCTAGTTGAGAAAGAGGTGCTGCTCCAAGAAATTCACCATCGGGTCAAAAACAACTTACAAATTGTTTCTGGCTTGCTACACTTGCAATCCCAGACAATAGATGAACCCCAAACCCGATTACACCTGTCGGAAGCTCGCCATCGCCTTGAAGCCATGGCTCTCATTCACAAGAAACTTTATGGTGCCTCAGTGATAGGCAACGTGGATGTAGTCGATTATATCCAGAACCTAGCGGTGAACTTACTGGTAGCTTATCAAGTAACTAGCGATAGGATTCAGTTGAACACCACTATTGAACCCATTCCGCTCAGTATTGATCAGGCAATTCCTTGCGGTCTAATCATCAATGAACTGGTATCCAATTCCCTGAAGTACGGGTTTCCCAATGGACGCTCTGGTGAGATTTACATTCAATTGCACCGTAGGGGGGACGGTGACGTTGAATTGATTGTCCGAGATAATGGGGTTGGTTTACCAGAAGACTTAGATTGGCGTAATACCCAGTCTTTAGGATTATCGTTAGTTTATGACCTGGCAACGGAGCAATTAGACGGGAGTATATTTCTCGACCATAGCGAGGGCACAGCTTTCCGAATAGTATTCTCAACAGCAACAATTGTATAG